A region from the Chelonoidis abingdonii isolate Lonesome George chromosome 10, CheloAbing_2.0, whole genome shotgun sequence genome encodes:
- the FIGN gene encoding fidgetin isoform X1 → MISSTSVYGLKMQWTPEHAQWPEQHFDITSTTRSPAHKVEAYRGHLQRTYQYAWANDDISALTASNLLKKYAEKYSGILEGPADRPILSNYSEAPSALVNGRKNENESWQPSLNSESVYPMNCVPDVITASKAGVSAALPPADVSASIGSSPGVASNLTEPSYSGSTCGSHTVPSLHSGLPSQEYATGYNGSYLHTSYSGQPTPALPSPHPSPLHSSGLLQPPPPALVPGYNGTSNLSSYSYPSASYPPQTAVGPGYSAGGAPPPSAYLPSGIPAPTPLPPTTVPGYTYQSHSLTPIAPSALTNSSASSLKRKAFYMAGQGEMDSSYGNYSYGQQRSTQSPMYRMPDNSISNTNRGNGFDRSAETSSLAFKPTKQLMSSEQQRKFSSQSSRALTPPSYSTAKNSLGSRTSESFGKYTSPVMNDHGDEHRQLLPHPMQGPGLRAATSSNHSVDEQLKNTDTHLIDLVTNEIINQGPPVDWNDIAGLDLVKAVIKEEVLWPVLRSDAFNGLTALPRSILLFGPRGTGKTLMGRCIASQLGATFFKITGSGLVTKWLGEGEKIVHASFLVARCRQPSVIFVSDIDMLLSSQVSEEHSPVSRMRTEFLMQLDTVLTSAEDQIVVICSTSKPEEIDESLRRYFMKRLLIPLPDSTARHQIIVQLLSQHNYCLNDKEVALLVQRTEGFSGLDVAHLCQEAVVGPLHAMPATDLSAIIPSQLRPVTYQDFENAFCKIQPSISQKELDTYVEWNKMFGCSQ, encoded by the coding sequence GCTTGAAGATGCAGTGGACGCCGGAGCATGCCCAGTGGCCAGAACAGCACTTTGATATCACTTCAACTACCCGGTCTCCTGCTCACAAGGTGGAAGCATACCGAGGACACCTGCAGCGCACCTATCAGTATGCCTGGGCCAATGATGACATCTCTGCACTAACTGCCTCTAATCTATTGAAAAAATACGCAGAAAAGTATTCTGGTATTTTAGAAGGCCCAGCCGACCGACCCATCCTTAGTAACTATTCTGAAGCTCCGTCAGCGCTGGTGAATGGTCGAAAGAATGAAAATGAATCCTGGCAGCCTTCTTTGAACTCGGAGAGTGTTTATCCTATGAACTGTGTCCCGGACGTTATTACTGCCAGCAAAGCTGGAGTAAGTGCAGCCCTCCCTCCAGCAGATGTCTCTGCCAGTATAGGGAGCTCACCTGGGGTGGCCAGTAACCTGACAGAACCTAGTTATTCTGGTAGTACCTGCGGAAGTCATACAGTACCTAGTCTTCATTCAGGGCTCCCGTCTCAGGAATATGCCACAGGATACAATGGATCTTATTTACATACTAGTTACAGTGGCCAGCCAACACCTGCACTTCCATCACCTCATCCATCCCCTTTGCATAGCTCTGGCCTCTTACAGCCGCCACCACCAGCCCTAGTCCCAGGCTACAATGGGACTTCTAACCTCTCCAGTTACAGCTACCCATCTGCTAGTTATCCTCCTCAAACTGCTGTTGGGCCTGGGTACAGCGCTGGTGGTGCCCCACCTCCCTCAGCATACCTGCCTTCAGGAATTCCTGCTCCTACTCCTCTCCCCCCTACCACTGTACCTGGCTACACCTACCAGAGTCACAGTTTGACGCCCATTGCACCATCGGCTCTGACAAACAGTTCTGCAAGTTCTCTCAAAAGGAAAGCTTTCTATATGGCAGGGCAAGGAGAAATGGACTCCAGTTATGGAAATTACAGCTATGGCCAACAGAGATCTACACAGAGTCCCATGTACAGAATGCCCGACAACAGCATTTCAAATACAAACAGGGGGAATGGCTTTGACAGAAGTGCTGAAACATCATCCTTAGCATTTAAGCCAACAAAGCAGCTAATGTCCTCTGAGCAGCAAAGGAAATTCAGCAGTCAGTCCAGCAGGGCTCTGACACCCCCTTCCTATAGTACTGCTAAAAATTCATTGGGATCAAGAACAAGTGAATCTTTTGGGAAGTACACCTCCCCAGTAATGAACGACCATGGGGATGAGCacaggcagctcctccctcacccaatGCAAGGCCCGGGACTTCGTGCAGCTACCTCATCCAACCACTCTGTGGACGAGCAACTGAAGAATACTGACACACACCTCATTGACCTTGTAACCAATGAGATTATCAACCAAGGACCTCCTGTGGACTGGAATGACATTGCTGGCCTAGATTTGGTAAAGGCTGTCATTAAAGAGGAGGTTTTATGGCCGGTGTTGAGGTCAGATGCATTCAATGGACTGACTGCTCTACCTCGGAGCATCCTTTTATTTGGACCTCGGGGAACAGGCAAAACATTAATGGGTAGATGTATAGCTAGTCAGCTAGGAGCCACGTTTTTCAAAATCACTGGCTCTGGGCTTGTCACAAAGTGGTtaggggaaggagaaaaaattgttCACGCTTCCTTCCTCGTGGCAAGGTGTCGCCAGCCTTCAGTGATTTTTGTTAGTGACATTGATATGCTTCTTTCATCTCAAGTGAGTGAAGAACACAGTCCAGTAAGTCGGATGAGAACCGAGTTCCTTATGCAGCTGGACACTGTTCTAACTTCTGCTGAGGACCAAATAGTAGTAATTTGCTCCACAAGTAAACCAGAAGAAATAGATGAATCTCTTCGAAGGTACTTCATGAAACGACTTTTAATCCCACTTCCTGACAGCACAGCTCGGCACCAGATAATAGTACAACTGCTCTCACAGCACAATTACTGTCTCAATGACAAGGAGGTTGCACTGCTTGTCCAGCGCACAGAAGGCTTTTCTGGACTGGACGTGGCTCATTTGTGTCAGGAAGCAGTGGTAGGCCCACTCCATGCCATGCCAGCCACAGACCTTTCAGCCATTATACCCAGCCAGCTGAGGCCAGTTACATATCAAGACTTTGAAAATGCTTTCTGCAAGATACAGCCTAGCATATCTCAAAAAGAGCTTGATACTTACGTTGAATGGAACAAAATGTTTGGTTGCAGTCAGTGA
- the FIGN gene encoding fidgetin isoform X2 has protein sequence MQWTPEHAQWPEQHFDITSTTRSPAHKVEAYRGHLQRTYQYAWANDDISALTASNLLKKYAEKYSGILEGPADRPILSNYSEAPSALVNGRKNENESWQPSLNSESVYPMNCVPDVITASKAGVSAALPPADVSASIGSSPGVASNLTEPSYSGSTCGSHTVPSLHSGLPSQEYATGYNGSYLHTSYSGQPTPALPSPHPSPLHSSGLLQPPPPALVPGYNGTSNLSSYSYPSASYPPQTAVGPGYSAGGAPPPSAYLPSGIPAPTPLPPTTVPGYTYQSHSLTPIAPSALTNSSASSLKRKAFYMAGQGEMDSSYGNYSYGQQRSTQSPMYRMPDNSISNTNRGNGFDRSAETSSLAFKPTKQLMSSEQQRKFSSQSSRALTPPSYSTAKNSLGSRTSESFGKYTSPVMNDHGDEHRQLLPHPMQGPGLRAATSSNHSVDEQLKNTDTHLIDLVTNEIINQGPPVDWNDIAGLDLVKAVIKEEVLWPVLRSDAFNGLTALPRSILLFGPRGTGKTLMGRCIASQLGATFFKITGSGLVTKWLGEGEKIVHASFLVARCRQPSVIFVSDIDMLLSSQVSEEHSPVSRMRTEFLMQLDTVLTSAEDQIVVICSTSKPEEIDESLRRYFMKRLLIPLPDSTARHQIIVQLLSQHNYCLNDKEVALLVQRTEGFSGLDVAHLCQEAVVGPLHAMPATDLSAIIPSQLRPVTYQDFENAFCKIQPSISQKELDTYVEWNKMFGCSQ, from the coding sequence ATGCAGTGGACGCCGGAGCATGCCCAGTGGCCAGAACAGCACTTTGATATCACTTCAACTACCCGGTCTCCTGCTCACAAGGTGGAAGCATACCGAGGACACCTGCAGCGCACCTATCAGTATGCCTGGGCCAATGATGACATCTCTGCACTAACTGCCTCTAATCTATTGAAAAAATACGCAGAAAAGTATTCTGGTATTTTAGAAGGCCCAGCCGACCGACCCATCCTTAGTAACTATTCTGAAGCTCCGTCAGCGCTGGTGAATGGTCGAAAGAATGAAAATGAATCCTGGCAGCCTTCTTTGAACTCGGAGAGTGTTTATCCTATGAACTGTGTCCCGGACGTTATTACTGCCAGCAAAGCTGGAGTAAGTGCAGCCCTCCCTCCAGCAGATGTCTCTGCCAGTATAGGGAGCTCACCTGGGGTGGCCAGTAACCTGACAGAACCTAGTTATTCTGGTAGTACCTGCGGAAGTCATACAGTACCTAGTCTTCATTCAGGGCTCCCGTCTCAGGAATATGCCACAGGATACAATGGATCTTATTTACATACTAGTTACAGTGGCCAGCCAACACCTGCACTTCCATCACCTCATCCATCCCCTTTGCATAGCTCTGGCCTCTTACAGCCGCCACCACCAGCCCTAGTCCCAGGCTACAATGGGACTTCTAACCTCTCCAGTTACAGCTACCCATCTGCTAGTTATCCTCCTCAAACTGCTGTTGGGCCTGGGTACAGCGCTGGTGGTGCCCCACCTCCCTCAGCATACCTGCCTTCAGGAATTCCTGCTCCTACTCCTCTCCCCCCTACCACTGTACCTGGCTACACCTACCAGAGTCACAGTTTGACGCCCATTGCACCATCGGCTCTGACAAACAGTTCTGCAAGTTCTCTCAAAAGGAAAGCTTTCTATATGGCAGGGCAAGGAGAAATGGACTCCAGTTATGGAAATTACAGCTATGGCCAACAGAGATCTACACAGAGTCCCATGTACAGAATGCCCGACAACAGCATTTCAAATACAAACAGGGGGAATGGCTTTGACAGAAGTGCTGAAACATCATCCTTAGCATTTAAGCCAACAAAGCAGCTAATGTCCTCTGAGCAGCAAAGGAAATTCAGCAGTCAGTCCAGCAGGGCTCTGACACCCCCTTCCTATAGTACTGCTAAAAATTCATTGGGATCAAGAACAAGTGAATCTTTTGGGAAGTACACCTCCCCAGTAATGAACGACCATGGGGATGAGCacaggcagctcctccctcacccaatGCAAGGCCCGGGACTTCGTGCAGCTACCTCATCCAACCACTCTGTGGACGAGCAACTGAAGAATACTGACACACACCTCATTGACCTTGTAACCAATGAGATTATCAACCAAGGACCTCCTGTGGACTGGAATGACATTGCTGGCCTAGATTTGGTAAAGGCTGTCATTAAAGAGGAGGTTTTATGGCCGGTGTTGAGGTCAGATGCATTCAATGGACTGACTGCTCTACCTCGGAGCATCCTTTTATTTGGACCTCGGGGAACAGGCAAAACATTAATGGGTAGATGTATAGCTAGTCAGCTAGGAGCCACGTTTTTCAAAATCACTGGCTCTGGGCTTGTCACAAAGTGGTtaggggaaggagaaaaaattgttCACGCTTCCTTCCTCGTGGCAAGGTGTCGCCAGCCTTCAGTGATTTTTGTTAGTGACATTGATATGCTTCTTTCATCTCAAGTGAGTGAAGAACACAGTCCAGTAAGTCGGATGAGAACCGAGTTCCTTATGCAGCTGGACACTGTTCTAACTTCTGCTGAGGACCAAATAGTAGTAATTTGCTCCACAAGTAAACCAGAAGAAATAGATGAATCTCTTCGAAGGTACTTCATGAAACGACTTTTAATCCCACTTCCTGACAGCACAGCTCGGCACCAGATAATAGTACAACTGCTCTCACAGCACAATTACTGTCTCAATGACAAGGAGGTTGCACTGCTTGTCCAGCGCACAGAAGGCTTTTCTGGACTGGACGTGGCTCATTTGTGTCAGGAAGCAGTGGTAGGCCCACTCCATGCCATGCCAGCCACAGACCTTTCAGCCATTATACCCAGCCAGCTGAGGCCAGTTACATATCAAGACTTTGAAAATGCTTTCTGCAAGATACAGCCTAGCATATCTCAAAAAGAGCTTGATACTTACGTTGAATGGAACAAAATGTTTGGTTGCAGTCAGTGA